A window of Haliscomenobacter hydrossis DSM 1100 contains these coding sequences:
- a CDS encoding FadR/GntR family transcriptional regulator — translation MKKKLAPIDTTSLADKVEKELIDYLIENRFKVGDALPTELELTEMLGVSRTVIREALLRLRMMGLVESRKKKGMVVTHPDAISLFERTIFPSLMEKEKLKDIFELRMALEIGMADLIFLRIKAADIEELEKIVASEPENTGGLLFDIKQEVRFHGKLYEITGNETLNRFQHILLPVFKYVHESGILNKSIVSKRGVSHRDLVEILKNGNPDAFRVAMREHLDTHFQRIF, via the coding sequence ATGAAAAAAAAACTTGCACCCATTGATACCACTTCACTTGCGGATAAAGTTGAAAAAGAGCTGATCGATTACCTGATTGAAAATAGATTTAAAGTAGGCGACGCACTGCCCACGGAACTGGAACTGACCGAAATGCTGGGCGTGAGCCGTACTGTAATCCGGGAAGCGTTGCTGCGCTTGCGCATGATGGGCCTGGTGGAATCGCGGAAAAAAAAGGGAATGGTGGTAACCCACCCCGATGCCATTTCGCTTTTTGAACGTACCATTTTCCCGTCCTTGATGGAAAAGGAAAAGCTGAAGGATATTTTTGAATTGCGCATGGCCCTGGAAATTGGCATGGCTGACCTCATTTTTTTGCGGATAAAAGCCGCCGACATTGAGGAGTTGGAAAAAATTGTTGCCTCCGAACCTGAAAATACGGGAGGGCTGCTTTTTGACATCAAGCAGGAAGTTCGTTTTCATGGCAAACTATATGAAATTACGGGCAACGAGACCTTGAACCGCTTTCAACACATCCTTTTGCCCGTTTTCAAGTACGTACATGAAAGTGGTATCCTCAACAAATCCATCGTTTCCAAGCGGGGTGTTTCCCACCGCGACCTGGTTGAGATCCTCAAAAACGGCAATCCGGATGCCTTTCGCGTGGCCATGCGCGAACACCTCGACACCCATTTTCAACGCATTTTTTGA
- a CDS encoding lysophospholipid acyltransferase family protein: MSRILYYLILLPLSRLPLGVLHKLADFLYWVLYRGFGYRTKVVLNNLRNSFPDKNEQEIRAIADEFYRFFFDLIVETVRLFSMSKEELLERCRVNDIEVFDRFAKEGKQVIIAGGHYCNWELAAMAICMQIPHTGVAIYHPLKNKFLNEKLQQSRSRFGMEMVPTRNVKTFYAENHQRTIATIFGTDQAPSNPHNAYWTMFLNQETPVFLGAERYALQYDCPVIFLKVKRLKRGYLEVNAELVCAEPHQTQVGEISEAHTRVLEKVIQERPEYWLWTHRRWKRTRPAEMPLHGVVDPVNN; encoded by the coding sequence ATGAGCCGAATCTTGTATTATCTCATCTTACTTCCCCTATCGCGATTGCCATTAGGGGTTTTGCACAAACTTGCTGATTTTTTGTATTGGGTATTGTACCGTGGATTCGGCTATCGTACCAAAGTGGTCTTGAACAACCTGCGCAATTCTTTTCCTGACAAAAACGAGCAGGAAATCCGAGCCATTGCTGATGAGTTTTACCGTTTCTTTTTTGACCTGATCGTCGAGACGGTCCGCTTGTTTTCGATGTCCAAAGAGGAGCTATTGGAGCGTTGCCGGGTGAATGACATTGAGGTATTCGATCGTTTTGCGAAAGAAGGCAAGCAGGTGATCATCGCCGGGGGCCACTATTGCAATTGGGAATTGGCCGCGATGGCGATCTGTATGCAAATTCCTCATACGGGTGTGGCCATTTACCACCCCTTAAAAAATAAATTTCTCAACGAGAAACTCCAACAATCGCGCAGTCGGTTTGGTATGGAAATGGTGCCAACGCGGAATGTCAAAACCTTTTACGCCGAAAACCACCAACGCACCATTGCCACCATTTTTGGCACCGATCAAGCGCCCTCCAATCCGCACAATGCCTACTGGACGATGTTTCTCAACCAGGAAACCCCTGTCTTTCTGGGCGCTGAACGCTACGCACTGCAATACGATTGTCCGGTAATTTTTCTTAAAGTCAAGCGCTTAAAACGCGGCTACCTGGAGGTCAATGCTGAGCTCGTTTGCGCCGAACCACACCAAACCCAGGTTGGAGAAATTTCAGAAGCACATACCCGGGTGCTGGAAAAAGTCATTCAAGAGCGCCCCGAATACTGGCTGTGGACCCACCGCCGCTGGAAACGTACCCGCCCGGCAGAGATGCCCCTGCATGGGGTAGTTGATCCCGTGAATAATTAA
- a CDS encoding C40 family peptidase, giving the protein MPTQRPTKFRIVMFKTKRLLFLLLLVWLAVRCEIFRDLTTDRPKDPTAEPNNNYGPVPPTTSSKEMLLRKDIVTFAQTQVGENYHYAGKTPDTGFDCSGFTSYVMSKYGIKISSSSRDQALQGKSIDVTKVKPGDLIFYRRSASEPIFHVSLVVSNDGKDVKVVHSTTSRGVIVDNITASKYWRPYIDSAKDVVAKK; this is encoded by the coding sequence ATGCCAACACAACGACCTACCAAATTCCGCATCGTAATGTTCAAAACCAAACGGTTATTGTTTTTACTGCTGTTGGTCTGGTTGGCGGTACGTTGTGAAATATTTCGGGATTTGACCACAGATCGCCCCAAAGACCCTACTGCGGAACCCAACAACAATTACGGTCCGGTGCCGCCCACGACTTCCAGCAAAGAAATGTTGCTGCGTAAAGACATCGTTACTTTTGCCCAAACACAAGTGGGAGAGAATTACCATTACGCGGGTAAAACTCCGGATACGGGCTTTGATTGTTCTGGTTTTACTTCCTACGTGATGAGCAAATATGGCATTAAAATTTCCTCGAGTTCTCGCGATCAAGCCCTGCAAGGCAAATCCATTGATGTGACCAAAGTAAAACCGGGCGACTTGATTTTTTACCGGCGCAGTGCTTCCGAGCCGATATTCCACGTTTCGCTGGTGGTGTCTAATGATGGCAAAGACGTCAAAGTTGTGCACAGCACTACCTCACGCGGAGTGATAGTAGACAACATTACAGCGAGTAAGTACTGGCGGCCTTATATTGATTCGGCAAAGGATGTCGTGGCGAAGAAGTAG
- a CDS encoding dihydrodipicolinate synthase family protein codes for MSEIKKISGLVAAPFTPMHDDGRLNLGVIPAYAELLQQDQVNAVFVCGSTGEGPSLTFEEKIQVMQAWAATTFNKIMLVGGTSLEECKHLARKASDLGYAGISFVAPYYFKPGSPEILADCCAEVAAAAPDLPFYYYHIPVLSGVNMPMLPLLEAVANRIPNFAGIKYTQEDLMDYAQCVQFQNQRYDLLWGRDEVMLSALAMGAKGAVGSTFNYAAPIYHALMDCFEKNDLEKALEYQHQSIEIVRLLGKYGGIRVGKAFMRARGIDCGHFRLPIPRMTENVYQTFLKEVESIGFFEWIKPNYAFL; via the coding sequence ATGAGCGAGATTAAAAAAATCAGCGGTTTGGTTGCGGCCCCTTTTACCCCCATGCACGACGATGGTCGGTTAAACCTCGGAGTTATACCCGCCTATGCTGAACTTTTGCAGCAAGACCAGGTCAACGCCGTTTTTGTATGTGGCTCTACCGGGGAGGGACCCTCGTTGACTTTTGAGGAAAAAATCCAGGTCATGCAAGCCTGGGCGGCTACAACATTTAACAAAATTATGCTGGTGGGTGGTACTTCCCTGGAGGAATGCAAACACCTGGCGCGCAAGGCCAGCGATTTGGGCTATGCCGGAATATCCTTTGTTGCACCCTATTATTTCAAACCCGGTAGTCCGGAAATTTTAGCCGATTGTTGTGCCGAAGTGGCAGCAGCGGCACCCGATTTACCTTTTTATTACTACCACATTCCGGTATTGTCGGGCGTCAATATGCCGATGTTGCCTTTGTTGGAAGCAGTGGCCAATCGCATCCCCAATTTTGCGGGCATCAAGTACACCCAGGAAGATCTGATGGATTATGCGCAGTGTGTACAGTTTCAAAACCAGCGTTACGATTTGTTGTGGGGACGTGATGAAGTCATGCTGTCTGCCCTGGCGATGGGAGCCAAGGGCGCAGTGGGTAGCACCTTCAACTACGCTGCACCAATTTACCACGCGCTGATGGATTGTTTTGAAAAAAACGATTTAGAAAAAGCCCTGGAATACCAGCACCAATCAATCGAAATTGTCCGCTTGCTGGGCAAATATGGAGGCATTCGGGTCGGCAAAGCTTTTATGCGCGCCCGCGGCATTGATTGTGGGCATTTCCGTTTGCCTATCCCTCGCATGACGGAAAATGTGTACCAGACCTTTTTGAAAGAAGTAGAAAGCATTGGTTTTTTTGAGTGGATCAAGCCCAATTACGCTTTTTTATGA
- a CDS encoding sodium:solute symporter family transporter, which produces MKNAPKFASLFTWSVCFVLWMGCIHPLALSAQKNRTTMINWYAAGQLPVPSIGVAGAFVGISEEVLMVAGGANFPDGTPWKGAQKKYHATVYVYEKAPGLSLIPQAFQLNQACAYGAAVSTPRGILCIGGENERGPIKSVFLLRWNAAARKVEFQNYPDLPFPLSNLAASQIGNKVYVVGGENSEGASKQVLCLDLSAAQPRWDMLPPAPQALSHTVLVSQSNGEYPCLYLLGGRTRQTSGISTLHNSVYQYDPKKSQWITLSPIRTSADTSITLSAAMGVAQGATSILLFGGDRGTVFTQIEQLNAALARRNSALEKASLQTHKEALLDAHPGFNKDVLLFNTVTKAWTKVGELPYAPVTTAAVKWGEDIFIPSGEVRPGVRTTQILAGSIAKQSYFSWLDYAVLSIYLLLMVGIGLYTAKNQTSTDDYFRGGQRIPGWAAGLSIYGTQLSAITFMSIPAKTYATNWNYFFLQMTIIMIIPVITQYFIPFYRRLQITSAYEYLEKRFDYTIRALASLLYVLLQLGRLAIVLLLPSLALTLVAGIDVNLCILLMGLITIFYTMKGGIEAVIWTDVAQVVVLLGGALLCLIMIPFQVPHTPAEQWQILQDNHKLQIVNSAFNFSEPTLWVVLIGGLAINVITYGADQSVVQKYLTTKDEAGSRKSLQLGAWMALPSALIFFSIGSLLYLFYQSFPEKHNYQLQSQDAIFPWYIVSELPAGLTGLVIAAVFAAAMSTLSSSMNSVTTALTTDFYRKFYPHKTEQRYLKLAKTLTLWIGVVGTGLALLMAHWGISSLWDQFNTILGLFTGGLGGLFVLGLFFPKANARGALLGLLLSGLIQYWITQYTSINFLLYAFTGLAACVAFGYVFSLLWPSPPKDLAGLTVYTI; this is translated from the coding sequence ATGAAAAACGCACCAAAATTTGCTTCCCTGTTCACCTGGAGTGTGTGCTTTGTCCTCTGGATGGGGTGTATTCATCCACTGGCTTTATCCGCCCAAAAAAACCGCACAACGATGATCAATTGGTATGCCGCCGGGCAATTACCAGTCCCTTCCATTGGTGTAGCTGGCGCATTTGTGGGCATTAGTGAAGAGGTACTGATGGTAGCGGGAGGGGCCAATTTTCCCGACGGTACTCCCTGGAAAGGTGCACAAAAAAAGTACCATGCCACGGTATACGTTTATGAAAAAGCACCAGGATTGAGCCTTATCCCCCAAGCTTTTCAACTGAACCAAGCCTGTGCGTATGGTGCTGCGGTCAGCACACCCAGAGGGATACTTTGTATCGGTGGAGAAAATGAACGTGGCCCCATAAAAAGTGTTTTTCTCCTGCGCTGGAACGCGGCTGCTCGAAAGGTCGAGTTCCAGAATTACCCCGATTTACCTTTCCCCCTTAGCAATTTGGCGGCCAGTCAGATCGGCAATAAGGTATACGTTGTTGGGGGTGAAAACAGCGAGGGAGCAAGCAAACAAGTACTTTGCCTTGACCTAAGTGCTGCTCAGCCCCGTTGGGACATGCTTCCGCCTGCACCCCAGGCGCTTTCCCATACCGTGCTCGTAAGCCAATCCAATGGAGAATATCCTTGCCTGTACTTACTGGGGGGCCGTACCCGTCAAACCTCCGGCATCAGCACCTTGCACAACAGCGTGTATCAATACGACCCCAAAAAGAGCCAGTGGATTACGCTCAGCCCTATCCGTACCTCGGCAGATACGTCGATTACCCTTTCGGCAGCAATGGGGGTAGCACAAGGGGCTACTTCCATTTTGCTCTTTGGTGGAGATCGAGGAACAGTTTTCACCCAAATTGAACAGCTGAACGCGGCTTTGGCCCGCAGGAATTCCGCACTGGAAAAGGCAAGTTTACAAACCCATAAAGAAGCCCTGCTGGATGCCCACCCTGGCTTCAACAAAGATGTTTTGTTGTTCAACACCGTGACCAAAGCCTGGACCAAAGTTGGAGAACTCCCTTATGCCCCCGTCACTACAGCAGCCGTAAAATGGGGCGAGGATATTTTTATCCCCAGCGGAGAAGTTCGTCCAGGGGTACGTACCACCCAAATCCTAGCGGGCAGCATTGCCAAACAAAGTTATTTCTCCTGGCTGGACTACGCGGTATTGTCCATTTACCTTTTGTTGATGGTGGGCATTGGTTTGTATACGGCCAAAAACCAAACCAGTACCGACGACTACTTTCGCGGTGGGCAACGTATCCCGGGCTGGGCCGCAGGCTTGAGCATTTATGGCACCCAACTCAGCGCCATTACGTTTATGTCGATCCCGGCCAAAACCTACGCCACCAACTGGAACTACTTTTTTTTGCAGATGACCATCATCATGATCATCCCAGTGATTACGCAATATTTTATTCCTTTTTACCGCAGGTTGCAAATCACTTCCGCTTACGAATACCTCGAAAAACGTTTTGATTACACCATTCGGGCCTTGGCCTCGCTGCTGTATGTGCTACTGCAATTGGGGCGTTTGGCCATTGTGCTGTTGTTGCCTAGCCTGGCCTTGACCCTGGTTGCGGGTATCGATGTCAATCTGTGCATCCTCCTGATGGGCCTGATTACCATTTTTTACACCATGAAAGGCGGTATTGAAGCCGTCATCTGGACCGATGTGGCACAGGTGGTGGTTTTGCTGGGAGGTGCATTGTTGTGCCTCATCATGATCCCTTTCCAAGTACCCCATACGCCGGCTGAACAATGGCAGATTTTACAAGACAACCACAAGCTACAAATTGTCAACAGCGCTTTTAATTTTTCGGAGCCCACGCTGTGGGTGGTGCTGATTGGCGGGTTAGCCATCAATGTCATCACCTATGGGGCGGATCAATCGGTGGTGCAAAAATACCTGACCACCAAAGATGAAGCGGGATCCAGAAAAAGTTTACAACTCGGAGCATGGATGGCGCTGCCTTCCGCTTTGATCTTTTTTTCGATCGGTTCGCTCTTGTACCTTTTTTACCAATCCTTTCCCGAAAAGCACAATTATCAACTGCAAAGTCAGGATGCCATTTTTCCCTGGTACATCGTCAGCGAGTTGCCAGCGGGTTTGACCGGGCTCGTGATCGCCGCGGTGTTTGCCGCCGCCATGTCGACCCTCAGCAGCAGTATGAATTCGGTTACCACGGCACTCACGACCGATTTTTACCGAAAATTTTATCCGCACAAAACCGAACAACGGTATTTAAAACTGGCAAAAACCCTGACCTTATGGATTGGGGTAGTGGGAACCGGGCTGGCCTTGTTGATGGCGCATTGGGGCATCTCCTCGTTGTGGGATCAATTCAATACCATCCTCGGCTTGTTTACGGGTGGACTGGGTGGCTTGTTTGTGCTGGGGCTGTTTTTTCCAAAAGCAAATGCACGGGGAGCTTTGTTGGGGCTGCTGCTTAGTGGTTTGATCCAATACTGGATCACACAATACACTTCGATCAATTTTTTGCTGTACGCCTTTACCGGATTGGCCGCCTGTGTGGCTTTTGGGTATGTGTTCAGCTTGCTGTGGCCAAGCCCACCAAAAGATTTAGCTGGACTGACCGTGTACACCATTTAA
- a CDS encoding CAP domain-containing protein encodes MQTLLLYVAVALSVAFGAKKTSPAAVCLSAEEYKIYEQLNAYRKQYKLPRIPLSASMTVVAQAHAKDLEINQPVKGNCNLHSWSDQGTWTPCCYTDDHAQAECMWKKPKELSSYPGEGFEISYWQSNGANANEAIAGWKRSAGHNNMMINRSMWKKLTWNACGVGLYGNYAVVWFGREKDPAGEAKKCQ; translated from the coding sequence ATGCAAACCCTGCTGCTCTACGTTGCCGTAGCCTTATCCGTGGCTTTTGGCGCAAAAAAAACAAGCCCCGCCGCCGTATGTCTTTCGGCAGAAGAATACAAAATATACGAACAGCTGAATGCTTACCGCAAGCAGTATAAACTGCCCCGCATCCCTTTGTCGGCTTCGATGACCGTGGTAGCTCAGGCTCATGCCAAAGACTTGGAAATCAACCAGCCCGTGAAGGGCAACTGCAATTTGCACAGTTGGTCAGACCAGGGTACCTGGACGCCCTGCTGCTATACTGACGATCACGCCCAGGCTGAGTGTATGTGGAAAAAACCCAAAGAACTGAGTTCTTATCCTGGCGAAGGATTCGAAATTTCTTATTGGCAAAGCAATGGCGCCAATGCCAATGAGGCCATTGCCGGATGGAAAAGGAGCGCTGGCCACAACAACATGATGATCAATCGCAGCATGTGGAAAAAACTGACCTGGAACGCTTGCGGCGTAGGCTTGTATGGGAACTATGCCGTGGTTTGGTTCGGCAGAGAAAAAGACCCGGCGGGCGAGGCGAAAAAATGCCAGTAA
- a CDS encoding T9SS type A sorting domain-containing protein, which yields MQRFYAFFTFLALWSVQLSAQSANCLNIYLAQADASGSDTLVLDVRVRDFNGVVGLQYTSKWDTAVLDFIGVSNFGLPELRSSNFSLGSPNLNKGLLSLSWFKLDSTYRQDGARLYSLKFFIKNKVATATSIQFADEPVPSEVTYNGTRALSIPGLIGLKVNLKSTNSSDPLHITRICSAMSTCLDSLASAFVEASGGTAPYRYLWLGKTQNFQERAITGAKPGPYLLWVIDAKQDTALALVGVSKASQPGFGIYVNISIACDDTSKQKATITAANLALPGTFSFAWSNGQRDENVAVSSIRVSKDSIYSLTVTDASGCKVTLPNLSAAICYNDTNPVDTIPQDTIMYPGANLSVENTIAKSGEVFCADVVASNIPSLSGLQFALRWDTSMLTFHSVKYPKPEVIDPNTLGLNKAAKGELRFVKVYSPFAAAFAYEKLFEVCFSSKSSGDSTQIVFAPDILPTLAIDAQQNIIPLNTYAGSALVFPAIWPGDADRNGTVDQFDLLPIGLAYGTSGTTRSNPQITWEAQSTQKWGKTLVNSNIDLAFVDADGNGLIDAADTSAMARNWQRKHNDGLPKLNQPEIRTGGASLFINADTVLSGPGQWFPLELGTPDQAAENVYGLAFSVVYNPNEVKENELKFSPETSWLGTLGQDLLAFQRHNPTAGRIDVALVRSDGRNVSGSGRIGKVKITIEDVILNLRDGENPKIQLGIENVRLINNADHLVPITPLSSTPSAKKQVSTSAYNPYLDARIRVYPQPATDLLYLDYGDLQLRSVQLLQLDGKALSGILAPQRSLSLAGVPAGVYLLKVVAESGVAMKKVLVTR from the coding sequence CGGAGTTGTAGGATTACAGTACACCAGCAAGTGGGATACTGCCGTGCTGGACTTCATTGGGGTGTCAAATTTTGGCCTGCCTGAATTGCGCAGCAGTAACTTTAGCTTGGGGTCTCCCAACCTGAACAAGGGCTTGCTCAGCCTTTCTTGGTTCAAACTCGACAGCACCTACCGGCAGGACGGTGCAAGACTGTATAGCCTGAAATTTTTCATCAAAAATAAAGTGGCAACGGCTACCAGTATTCAATTTGCCGATGAACCTGTGCCAAGTGAGGTGACATACAATGGCACTCGGGCCTTATCCATACCGGGTTTGATCGGCCTGAAGGTGAATTTAAAAAGCACCAACTCTTCTGATCCACTACACATTACCCGCATCTGCTCCGCGATGAGCACTTGTCTGGATTCTTTGGCCAGTGCTTTTGTGGAAGCCAGTGGAGGAACAGCACCTTATCGGTACTTATGGCTGGGGAAGACCCAAAACTTTCAGGAAAGAGCGATTACGGGAGCAAAACCAGGGCCCTATTTGCTTTGGGTTATCGATGCCAAGCAGGATACAGCATTGGCCTTGGTAGGCGTGTCTAAAGCCAGTCAACCGGGTTTTGGCATTTACGTCAATATATCGATCGCTTGCGACGATACCAGCAAACAAAAAGCCACGATCACTGCGGCCAATCTAGCCTTGCCGGGCACGTTTAGTTTTGCCTGGAGCAATGGCCAGCGTGATGAAAATGTGGCAGTAAGTTCGATCAGGGTGTCAAAAGATAGCATCTATAGTTTGACCGTAACGGATGCCAGCGGATGTAAAGTCACCTTGCCCAATTTATCGGCAGCGATATGCTACAACGATACCAATCCTGTTGATACCATTCCTCAGGATACCATTATGTACCCAGGTGCCAATTTGAGCGTGGAAAATACCATTGCCAAATCAGGTGAAGTTTTTTGTGCCGACGTAGTGGCGAGCAATATTCCGTCCTTGAGTGGATTGCAGTTTGCCCTGCGTTGGGATACCAGCATGTTGACTTTCCACAGTGTAAAATACCCCAAACCGGAAGTAATTGACCCCAACACCCTGGGTTTGAACAAGGCAGCCAAGGGAGAACTGCGCTTTGTCAAGGTGTATTCTCCCTTTGCCGCAGCCTTTGCCTACGAAAAACTCTTTGAGGTCTGCTTTTCCAGTAAATCCAGTGGAGACTCTACCCAAATTGTTTTTGCCCCCGACATCTTGCCAACGCTGGCCATAGATGCGCAACAAAACATCATTCCCCTGAATACCTATGCCGGATCGGCGCTTGTATTCCCGGCTATTTGGCCCGGCGATGCCGACCGAAATGGCACCGTAGATCAGTTTGATTTATTGCCCATTGGGTTGGCCTATGGCACCAGTGGAACCACGCGCAGCAATCCACAAATTACCTGGGAAGCCCAAAGTACCCAGAAATGGGGCAAAACCCTGGTCAATAGTAACATTGATCTGGCCTTTGTTGACGCAGATGGAAATGGGCTCATTGATGCGGCGGATACTTCGGCCATGGCCCGCAACTGGCAACGCAAACACAATGACGGTTTGCCAAAGCTCAATCAACCCGAAATTCGTACGGGCGGCGCATCCTTGTTCATTAATGCCGATACGGTGCTGAGTGGGCCCGGACAGTGGTTTCCACTGGAATTGGGTACTCCTGATCAAGCGGCGGAGAATGTATACGGTTTGGCCTTTAGCGTTGTGTACAACCCCAACGAAGTAAAAGAAAATGAGCTGAAGTTTAGTCCGGAAACTTCCTGGTTGGGCACCTTGGGGCAAGACTTGCTTGCTTTCCAACGCCACAACCCGACGGCAGGCCGCATTGATGTAGCTCTAGTCCGCAGCGACGGCCGCAATGTTAGTGGTTCGGGCCGCATTGGGAAAGTGAAAATCACGATTGAAGACGTTATTTTGAACCTGCGTGATGGCGAAAATCCCAAAATTCAACTAGGCATTGAAAACGTGCGCCTGATCAACAACGCCGATCACCTCGTTCCTATAACGCCCCTGTCGAGTACGCCCAGTGCCAAAAAACAAGTCAGCACTTCGGCATACAATCCTTATCTGGATGCACGGATTCGGGTGTACCCTCAGCCAGCCACCGATTTGCTGTACCTCGACTATGGCGATTTACAACTGCGCAGTGTTCAATTGCTGCAATTGGACGGCAAGGCGCTGAGTGGAATACTGGCCCCACAACGTAGCCTGAGTTTGGCGGGAGTCCCTGCGGGGGTATACCTGCTCAAGGTGGTGGCCGAAAGTGGTGTAGCCATGAAAAAAGTGCTGGTTACCCGCTGA
- a CDS encoding sialidase family protein has product MKNISIIFLFFTLSCCIQKQNVVDAPQGFQGDVWAFYTQNPILKGQEQNALAKISIRMPQGQGGQSLASLHLKIGAETDLRDIERMEVFVSGSNPEMEGAVLAASVKAEQKILSIPCNAPLTAGENFLWLSCKLTAEANVQHKIDIQVEKVQLSKYGSVAAKIANTANPKYIGWALRQRNQEQVHTYRIPGLVTTKQGTLIAVYDVRYENDRDLPANIDVAINRSKDGGQTWEPMKIIMDMGPGANDGIGDPSILVDEQTGTIWVAALWSHGNRGWFGSGPGLSADETGQFVLVKSEDDGQTWSKPINITPQVKNPAWRLFFQGPGMGITLRDGTLVFPAQYKDADAMPHSTLIYSKDRGQTWQAGTGAKSNTTEAQLVELSDGSLMLNMRDNRGGSRSVATTKDLGQTWTEHPSSRSALIEPICMASIIRVASKKMGDPRDVLAFSNPHDAKERKNMSIKLSLDEGQTWPEAYHLLLDERKGYGYSCLSMIDKNTIGLLYEGVRELYFVRIPLKDILKN; this is encoded by the coding sequence ATGAAAAATATTAGCATCATTTTCCTTTTTTTTACCCTATCCTGCTGCATTCAAAAGCAAAACGTGGTTGATGCACCCCAGGGTTTTCAAGGCGATGTTTGGGCTTTTTACACCCAAAATCCAATTCTGAAAGGACAAGAGCAGAATGCTTTAGCCAAAATATCCATTCGAATGCCCCAGGGACAGGGAGGGCAAAGTTTAGCATCGTTGCACCTCAAAATCGGAGCAGAAACCGACCTCCGCGACATTGAGCGCATGGAGGTGTTTGTCTCCGGGAGCAACCCCGAAATGGAAGGAGCAGTACTGGCAGCTTCCGTTAAAGCCGAACAAAAAATCCTGAGTATACCCTGCAACGCCCCGCTTACTGCGGGGGAAAACTTCCTTTGGCTGTCCTGTAAATTAACAGCCGAAGCCAATGTGCAACACAAAATTGACATCCAGGTTGAAAAAGTGCAACTCAGTAAGTACGGGAGTGTTGCTGCCAAAATCGCCAACACCGCAAACCCCAAATACATCGGTTGGGCACTGCGGCAGCGCAACCAGGAACAAGTCCATACTTACCGCATCCCCGGATTGGTGACCACCAAGCAGGGCACTTTGATTGCCGTGTACGATGTGCGTTACGAAAACGACCGCGATTTGCCCGCCAACATCGACGTGGCCATCAACCGCAGCAAAGATGGCGGACAAACCTGGGAGCCCATGAAAATCATTATGGACATGGGGCCGGGAGCCAACGATGGTATTGGTGATCCTTCCATTTTGGTGGATGAGCAAACCGGAACCATTTGGGTGGCCGCACTCTGGAGTCACGGCAACCGGGGTTGGTTTGGTTCGGGACCTGGATTGAGTGCTGACGAAACCGGGCAATTCGTTTTGGTCAAAAGTGAAGACGATGGTCAAACCTGGTCCAAGCCCATCAACATCACTCCACAAGTCAAAAATCCGGCTTGGCGGCTCTTTTTTCAAGGCCCGGGCATGGGCATTACCCTGCGGGATGGCACCCTGGTTTTTCCGGCGCAATACAAAGATGCCGATGCCATGCCGCATTCGACCCTCATTTACAGCAAGGACCGGGGCCAAACTTGGCAAGCGGGTACTGGCGCAAAATCCAATACCACCGAAGCACAATTGGTAGAACTCAGCGATGGATCCCTGATGCTCAACATGCGCGACAACCGTGGCGGGTCACGCAGTGTAGCCACCACCAAAGATTTGGGTCAAACCTGGACGGAACACCCCTCGTCTCGTTCTGCCTTGATTGAACCCATCTGTATGGCCAGCATCATTCGGGTTGCCTCAAAAAAAATGGGTGATCCGCGCGATGTTTTGGCTTTTTCAAACCCCCATGATGCCAAAGAGCGCAAAAACATGAGCATCAAACTCAGTTTGGACGAAGGGCAAACTTGGCCCGAAGCTTACCATTTGTTGCTAGACGAGCGCAAAGGATATGGTTATTCCTGCCTGAGCATGATTGACAAAAACACCATTGGTTTGTTGTACGAAGGGGTTCGTGAACTCTATTTTGTACGCATCCCACTAAAGGATATTTTGAAGAACTAA